The genomic interval TACCCCGACCACCGACCCCGAACTGGCCGTCATGCCCCTGCCGTTGGGCGGGGCCAAGGGCTCCGGCATGTCCCTGGCCTTCGAGTTGCTCACCAGCGTGCTGGTCGGTGCGCCGATCTTCGCCGCGTTCCACTCGGACGACCCCCAGGGCCGCAAACACCGCCAGAACGCCCTGCTCATCGCCCTCGACCCGGCGGCCTTCGGCGACCCGGCCGCCTTCACCTCGGCGGTCGACGAAACGCTGGCGACCCTGAAGCGGCTGCCGCCGGCGGACGGTGCCGAGGGCGTCTTCTACCCCGGCGAGCGCAGCGCGACGGTCGCCGAGGGGCGGGGTGCGAAGGGCATCCCCGTCGCGCCCAAGGTCTGGCGTGAACTGGCCGAGGCGGCAGAGAAGTTCGGCCTCACACCGCCGGAGCCGGTGCCGTCGGCCTGACCCGGAGCCCTTTCGCCGACCGTCCGAGGGGGACGGTCGGCGAGTGCGTTGTCCGGGAAGGGAGTTCAGGCGTTGCCGACGGCATCCCGCAGCTGACGGGCGATCAGGGCATAGGTGTGCAGGGCCCGTTCGTCGTCCTTGCCGTCGTAGCCGTGGTCGGCTCCGGCGACGTCGACGTGCCCGGCCAGGGAGCCCGCCGTCCGTAGCCGGTCGGCGTAGGCGATGCCCTCCGCCTTGAGGAGGTCGTACTCCGCCGTGATGATCAGGGCCGGGGCGATGCCCTTCAGGTCCGCGGTGTCCGAGGGATGTGCGGGTGACACCAGCCGGTCGGCCCGTACCTTCGGATCCGGGACGTACGACGTGTCGAAGATTTCGGCCATCCAGGGCTTCAACACGGGCTTCGCGATGGCGGAGCGCTTGTTCTTGGCGCTGGTCGCCAGGTCCAGCGGCGGATAGTGCAGCACCTGGAGGGCGATCGAGGGCCCGCCCTCCTCCAGCGCCTGCCGGGCCACCGCCGCAGCGAGCCCACCCCCGGCACTCTGCCCGCCCACGGTGAGCCGCTCCCCGTCCCAGCCCTGCTCACCGCCGTGCTCGGCGATCCACCGGACGACCTCGAAGGCCTGCCGGGTCGGCGCCGGGAACGGGTGCTGCGGCGCGACGACGTAGTCGACGTTGATCACGACGACGCCTGCCTCCGCCGCGAGGAAACGGCACAGCGGGTCGTCGAGTTCCGTCAGCGGGACGACGTAGCCGCCGCCGTGGAAGTTCACGTGCACCGGCGGAGGCGGCCCTTCGCCGGCCGGCAGGTACACCGTGGCCCGCGCCGGGGCGATGCTGGTCGGGATCGTCAACTCCCGTGTCCGGCGCGGGAATTCAGGAAGCCGCTGATGCGAGGAGGCGGCGGAACCCCGCCCGCTCGGGCGCCGGTCGGCCATCACGGCGAGACGCTGGAAGGACTTGGCGGCGAGGGCGGCCACCGCAGGCCGGGCCAGAACAGTCATGCCGTTCCATTCGTGGGGTGCGCGCGAAGGGGGTGGGGATTTCCGTCCGATCGCCGGGATCGATCAACAGGATTCCTGGCGATGAGTAGGGCGACGATAACACGGGCGTATTTCGGGTGGATGGTGGGATCGGCGCTGTTCAGGGGTGGCGGGCAGGGTGGGGTGAGGGATGGGCCGACGGCGCTGTCATGGAGCCGCCTGAGTCGCCTGGTGGTCAGCGGTGCCGGACGGGCCCGTCCGGTTCTCCGTGTTCGCCGCACACCCCGTGCGGTGGGGTCGGCAGGGTCGGCGGCGTCGACGTGGCCGCCGCCTGAGCCGTCACGCACGCCGCCCGCTGCGCCGTCTCGATCATGTCCTCGCTGTCGGTCGCGGCGTCGGCCAGGCTCACGCAGCACACGACGAGCAGCGCGGCGCCCGCGACGAACGGCAGGGCCCGGCGCGGGGGAGGAGGGGCGAGCAGCGCCCGGACCCGCTGCGGCACCGCTCCGCCGGTCGCGGCGAGCACCGGGCGGGAACGGTTCGCCGAGGTGGCGAGCGCGGCCCGGCCCACGGCATGGGCGACGACCGTACGATCGCCGACGCGCATCGCGGCCTCCTCGTCGGCCCAGCGCTCCAGGACGAAGCCGCCCGCGTTGGACAGCGGTCGTAGGAGCGGATTCACGGCGGCGGAGAGGCGCCAGAGGGTCTGGAAGAGATGGTGGCGGTCGCGCAGGTGTGCCCGCTCGTGGGCGAGAAGTGCCTCGCGTTCGCGGTCGCCGAGGCAGCGCAGCATCCCGCTCGACACCACGATCCGTCCGGGTGCTCCCGGTAGTGCGAACGCCTCCGGCGACTCGGTGTCCAGGACGGCCAACTCCGTGTCGCCGGGCAGGAGTCGGCATTCGCGGCGGGCCCAGCGCAGGTGCCGTAGCTGACGTGTCGCGGCGACGGTGAGGCCCGTGACGGACGCGAGGAGGGCGAGGGCGGCGGCCCCGGCGACGGTGAGGTAGACCGGGTCGGAGGCGCGCACGGCCGCGACCGACCACCGGCCCTCCTCGGCGACCTCGGGGATCTGGACCAGTCCGGCGAACGCGAGCAGCGCCAGTGAACCCAGCCAGCCGAGCGACGCCACCAGCGCGGCGGAGGCCAGGGACCAGGCGGCCGGGCGCGGAGCGAGCAGGCGGGCGGCGCGGGGTGCGAACACCGCGAGGACCATGGTGGTCAGAAGGGGGACGTACACGCTGATCAGCACCGGCTCACGGTCCTTCGTCGGTGTGGCCGGTGGGGTGCGGCCCGTCGTGCCCGGAGAGCAGTCGCTGTAGCAATTGCTCGTCCTGCTCGGAGAGTTCGGAGACGAAGCGGGTGAGTACCGCCTCGCGGTCGGTGCCGTGCTCCAGCAGTGAGCGCATCCGTTCCGCGGTGTGGGTCGCCTCGTCGCGGGCCGGCGCGTACGCGTACCCGCGGCCCGCGCGCTGCCGGACGAGCATCCCCTTGTCGTGCAGGCGGGACAGGATCGTCAGCACGGTCGTGTACGCGAGGTCCCCGGGCAGCCGGTCCTTGACCTGGCGTGCGGTCTGCGGTTCGTCGGCCCCGTAGAGGGCGGCGAGAACGCCGCTCTCCAGCTCACCGCGCGCCCGCCTGCCGGACGTCGCGCCGGGCTCGTCGATCTTCCGGTCGTGCACTGTTCACCCCACCGCCTTTCACCGCTCGGCGTCACAGCCTACCCGCGCACCTACTACGGCCTGTAGGAAGTGCGCCAAGGGCTCGACAGGATGGACCGAGGGGTCGGAAAAGATCGACCAGGGCGTCGATCGAGGGCTTTGCGGACGCGATCTACTACATGTCGTACGAGCTTACCTACTACATGTTGTAGAGTTTCGCCGCTCCACTCCACCTGCGGAGGAAGAAGCCCATGCCCCACCTCGGAAACACGGTGCGCCGTCCGTCGTCGGCCGAGCGTGTCGTGATCGTCTCGGCGAGCGTCGGCGCCGGTCACGACGGCGCCGCCGCCGAACTGGAGCGGCGGCTGGTGGCGGCCGGTCTCACGGTCGACCGGTTCGACCTGCTGGACGTGCTGCCCGCCCGGCTCGGCCGGCTCGTGCGGGACGGCTACCACCGCATGCTCGTCCGGGCGCCGTGGGCCTACCAGCGGATCTACAGCAGCACCGAGCGCGCAGGGGGCGGCGGCGCTGTCGCGAGGGCGCTGCTCCGCTCCGCCGAGGAACGGCTGCTGCGCGCCCTGCCCGCCGACACGGGCGCCGTCGTGTCGACCTACCCGGGCTCGAGCCGGGTCCTGGGCAACCTGCGGCTCGACGGCCGACTGGCCGTGCCCGTCCTCACCTACCTCACCGACTTCTCGGTGCACCCGCTGTGGGTGGCCGACGGCGTCGACGTCCACCTCGCGCTGCACGCCGTGCCCGCCGCACAGGCCCGGGCCGCCGGTGCGCGCGACGTCCGCGTCTGCGGCCCGGTCGCCGACCCGCGCTTCCGTCCCGCGGACGCGCCGGAACGCGCCGCGGCCCGGGCCCGCTTCGGTCTGCCGCCAACTGCCGCACTGGCTTTGCTGGTTGCCGGTTCCTGGGGCGTGGGACCGGTCCGGGAGGTCGCCCGGGACCTGCGCGACTGCGGCGCGGCCGTACCGCTCGTGGTCTGCGGCCGCAACGAGACACTGGCCGACCAGCTCCGCGCGGACGGCATCGAACACGTCCACGGCTGGGTCGACGACATGCCCGGCCTGATGCACGCCGCCGACGTCCTGGTGCAGAACGCCGGCGGCCTGACCTCCCTGGAGGCCTTCGCCACCGGCCTGCCCGTCGCCAGCTACGGCTGCATACCCGGCCACGGGCTGACCAACGCGGCCGCCCTGGACGAGGCGGGCGTCGCCGCGTGGATCCGGGACCCGGCCCAACTCAAGCACGAGCTGGGCGAGTTGATCGACGGCCCGCGAGGGTTGCTGCAACGGGAGGCGGGTCTCACCCTGTTCGCGGACGAGTCGCTCGGCCCACACCGGGGCCCGGCCGAGGAGACGGCCAGGATCTGCCGGGCGGGCATCGGGCCCGCCGCCCCGACCACCACTCGGTCGACCGCGCGACTCACCGCGCAGCCCGCCACCCCGCCTTCCGCGCCACTCACCGTGCCGCCCATCGCCCGGCGGGTCGGCCGACCGGCCGCCGTGCGGCTCGCGACCACCACCGTCCTGGCGTGCGCGGTCTGGGCGGGCGCCGTCGGCACGGCGGTCGCCACGACCGAGGGCGGCCCACGCCTGATGCACGCCATCGGACACGGCCTCGACCTCGACGACCTGGGCCACGCACACCACGCGGATCACGTCTCCCACGGGGGTTACGCGAAAGGGCGCCACGCGTGAGAACCGCAGGCCCCCTCCGCGTGACCGCGTGTGCCGCGCCGCGCATCCTCGACCCCGCGCACACCGGGTCCGCCGCGCGCCGCACGAAGGGGCGCCGCCCATGACTGTCGTACACCTTCTTCATGCGGCCGCCTGCGCCGCGTCGCGCAACTTCCCCTCCCCATCTGCCATTTCCGTCGAGGGCTACGTGGAGGGGCGCCACGCATGACCCCAGTAGGCCTTCTCTCTACGACCGCCTGTGCCGAGCCGCGCCCTCCCGGCGCGGCGCGCATCGCGCCCCTCACAGGCCGCACGAAGGGCCGCCTCCCATGACAGCCACCCGCCTCCTCCGCACGACCGCCCGCGTCGCGCTCCCCGCACTCCCGATCCTCGCCGCCGCGTACGCCGCCCCCGTCCTCTCCACCTACGGCCCGCTGCGCAACCGCGTCATGCCCCGCCTCGCCGGTCGCGGTCGGCCGGACCACGTGGCGCTCACCTTCGACGACGGGCCGGACCCGCTGTCAACTCCGTTGTTCCTACGGCTGCTTGACGAGCGCCGGGTCCACGCCACGTTCTTCCTCCTCGGCAACCAAGCCGTACGCGCCCCCGGCCTGGTACGCGAGATGGCCGCCGCCGGACACGAGATCGCCGTTCACGGCTGGCTGCACCGGCCGCTGCTGCTGCGCGGTCCCCGCGCCACCCACGACGATCTGACCCGCGCCCGCGACACCGTCGGCGACCTCATCGGGCGCGCGCCACGGCTCTTCCGGCCGCCCTACGGCGTGATGTCGACCGCCGCCCACCTCGCGGCCCGCCGCCTGGAGCTCACGCCGGTGCTGTGGACGGCCTGGGGCGAGGACTGGCGGGCGCGTGCCACACCCGAGTCGGTCCACCGGACGGTCACCGAGGACCTGCGCGGCGGCGGCACCGTCCTGCTGCACGACTCCGACTGCACCTCGGCGCCCGGCAGTTGGCGCGCCACCCTCGGCGCGGTGCCCCGCATCCTCGACACCTGCGCGCAGCGGGGCCTGTTCGTGGGCCCACTGCGGGAGCATGCTGTGGATCCGCTCTGAAGTTGACAATAGTGTTGGCAATCCTGGTCGGCGGAATTTACGTTCGCGAGTACCTAGACCAGGGAGCCCCCCATGCTTTCGAACGCCATGAACCGTCGGACCTTCCTCAACGGGTCGCTGACCGTCGCCGCGACGGCCGCACTCGTCGGTGCGGGAACGAGCGCCGACGCGGCGGACCCCACGACCTCAGGAACCCCACTCACCGGCCCGCTCCGCATCGACACCGGCCGCGTGTCCGGCGTGGCCTCCCTCGTCCCCGGCGTCACCGTGTTCAAGGGGCTGCCGTACGCGGCGACCACGGCGGGCGCCAACCGCTGGCGTCCGCCGCAGCGGGCGACATCCTGGACCGGCGTGCGCGTCGCGGACACCTTCGGGGACATCTGCCCCCAGCAGCTGATGGGTTCGGCCTCGGTCACCATGAGCGAGGACTGCCTCAACCTCAACGTCTGGACCGGCGCGGCGAGTTCACGCGAGAAGCGCCCGGTCCTGGTCTGGATCTACGGCGGCCGGTTCACCGGCGGCTACGCCTCCGACCCGGGCTTCGACGGCGCGGGCCTCGCCGCCAAGGGCCTGGTCGTGGTGACCCTCAACTACCGCACCGGCGTGTTCGGTTTCCTCTCCACCCCCGAACTCAGCGCGGAGTCCGGACACCAGGCGTCCGGCAACTACGGTCTACTGGACCAGATTTCGGCCCTGCGCTGGGTACGGCGCAACATCTCCGCGTTCGGCGGCGACCCGGACCGCGTGACGATCGCAGGCCAGTCCGCGGGCGGCGCCTCGGTGATGCACCTCATCTACTCCCCGCTCGCCAAGGGCCTGTTCCAGGGCGCGATCTCCGAGAGCGGCGGCGCCCGAGCCACCGGCGACCCCGAGATCGCGGCGCTGGCAGCGTCGTACCGCACGCCGGAAACGGCGGAGAGCCAGGGCACCGCGTACGCCGAAGCACTCGGCACCACTTCGCTGACCGCTCTCCGGGCCCTGGACAGCACCAAGTTGATGGCGGGTCAGAACGCGAGCGACACCACGGTCAGCGGACCGGTGAACGGCAACCCGCCGGAGTTCCGCCCGGTCCTTGACGGCTGGGTCAAGCCGTGGACGTACGAACAGGCCCTGGCGGGCGGCCACTTGAACGACGTGCCCGTATTGGCCGGCGGCAACAAGGACGAGAACGGCGCCTCCCCGGCCCCGACCGTGAAGCTCGCGGACTATCTGAGCACCGCGGAGAAGGAGTACGGCACGCTCGCCGACGAGTTCCTGAAGCTCTACCCCGCCACCACCGACACGGAGGCGGGCCAGGCCCGCAACGCCTCCGCCCGCGAGGGCTCGCGCGTCTCCGCGAACCTGTGGGCGGCGGAGTGGGGTGAGACGGCCAAGAGCCCGGTGTTCACGTACTACTGGGAACACGTCCCGCCGACCGCGACCGGCGCCAACTCCCGTGGGGCATACCACGGTTCGGAGATCAACTACGTCTTCGACAACCTCTACGCCACGAACCTGCCCTGGACCGACGCGGACCGCACGGTCGCCGACACCCTGTCCGACTACGTGGTGAACTTCGTGACCCACGGCGACCCGAACAGCCGCGGCCTCACCCGCTGGCCCGCGGCGAACCACCGCTTCGCGACCACGATGGAACTCGGCGACCGGTTCGGCCCGCTCGCCCTCGCGGACGCGGCCAAGGTGGACTTCTTCGAGCGGTTCTTCGCGAGCCAGAAGCCCTGGTGAGGCTTCGCTGAGGTGGGCGCGGAGGCGGGAACGGGGCGAGGTGTGGGGGCGGCGGAGCGGCGGAACGCCCGGCAAGTACTCTCTCCGCAGTACGCGCGCCAAACGGATGCGGTAACTTACTTGAGTTACGCAACAATATGGTAAAGTGGGTCCCATGTCCACACCACCGATCCCCGAAGCCCCCGCCTCCCCGGAGGTGACCGAGATCGAGCGAGCCCTCACTCGGATCACCTACCTGAGCACGCGCGCCCGCCAGCACGACCGGCTGATGGCCCTCGCCGGTGTGCCCCTGGACCGCGCGGCGGTGGCGTTGCTGCGCCAGGTCGCCGACTCCGACCCGCTGCGCCCCGGGGAGCTGGCCCATCGCCTCGGGGTCGAGGCCTCGCATGTGACGCGTACGGTGCAGCAACTCCAGAAGTCCGGCTACGTCACCCGCGTGCCCGACCCCGACGACCGCCGCGCCCAGCGGATCGAGCTGACCGAGGCCGGCCGGAAGGCCGTGAGCAGTGTCCGGGACGCCGGTGCGCGCGGCATGCAAATGGCCCTCTCGGAGTGGTCGACGGACGAACTGCAGCAACTGGCAACGCTGTTCCACCGCATGGTCGACGATTTCCTGAAGTACTCGATCGACGAGGACGGAGAGCCCGAGGTCGTGGCACCGGCCGGCACGGTCTGAGTTCCAGGCGCAGGTCGACTCGGTGCCGGTTGAGGGCCGTCCGGGTTCCGTGCGGCCCGTCCGGGTTCCGGGCCCGGTCGCGCCGGCGTCACCCGAGGTCGGCGACGATCTGCGGAAGGTCGGCCGTGGTGCGGATTCCGGGGGCCGCCGCGCAGACGAACGGCACGGCGTTCACCGCACGGTTCGCGGTGTACGACGGGGACATCGCCGCCATCCGGTCGAGCGGCACCGGGAACCGCAGGTCGACGTCGAGCGGCGCGTCCCCCTCGACCGCGACATGCCAGCCGGTCGCGCGGAGATCCCAGCCGGGGTCGAGGTCGGTGGTGCAGTACCAGTTGGCGCGGAACCGCAGCAGGGGTTGGCCTTCGCGTAGGCCGGACACGGTGATCCGCTGCGCGGCTACGGTGCCCGCGGGCAGTGTGCCCGCGGCGATTCGGGTGGTATGGCGGGCAGTTGCTACCTCGCCGACCGCCTCCACCGAGTCGAGCGGTGTCGAGAGGGCCTCGGCGAGCAGCCGCAACGACGGGCCGAAGCTGTCGCGCAGTCCGGCCAGGCGCTGTTCGCCGAATGCGGCAGGGGGTCGGCCGAAGCCCATCACCTCGAACAGCAGCCCGGGGGAGTCCCGTTGGGAGAGATCCGCGAACTCGTCGATCGTCAGCGCGTCGAGCCGCCGCTGGATCGAGGTGAGCGTGAGTGGCAGCGCCTCCGTGATGAACCCGGGACTGCTGCCCGTGCTGTACACCGAGGTCCCGCCCCGCTCGCACGCGTCCTCGATCCGCTTCCGTGTGACCGGGTCCAGGCTGGGCGGGTGATGGAACTCGCCGCGCGTGGACACGACGTTCACGCCTGACGAGAGCAGCGCGCACACCTCGTCGAAGTCGCAGGTGCGTGGGGTGTAGAGGACGCAGTCGGCGCCGAGCGCCAGGATCTCGTCGATGTCGTGCGTTGCGAGGATCCCCGTGGCGCCGAGCCTGTCCGCGCTCAACTCGCCTGCGTCCAGACCTGCTTTGGCCGGGGTGTGGACATACACCCCGGCCAAGGTCAGGTTCGGATGCTCCAGTACGGCACGCATCGTGCGGGCGCCGATGTTCCCGGTGGCCCACTGCACGACCCGGTAGCGCTGCACTCCATGCCGTAGCGGCTCGGTCATCGCCCACCCCTCGTTCCAGTGGGCGAGAACCGTACTCTCCGCTGTGGAGAGCGTCAATTACGTCGTCGACTGCCCGTCGTATACCCGTCAGCCGTCCGTCAGTTGTGCACCGGGACGCCCGAGAGGCCGCCGAGACAGAACTGCCAGACCTCCTCGGCGGTGACCGGGGCCGCATGGCTGCCGGCCGGAACTCCGTTGCCCTGCGCGACGAACATGACCGTCTGCATCAGGATCGAGGCCTGACGGCGAGG from Streptomyces sp. NBC_01288 carries:
- a CDS encoding MarR family winged helix-turn-helix transcriptional regulator — encoded protein: MSTPPIPEAPASPEVTEIERALTRITYLSTRARQHDRLMALAGVPLDRAAVALLRQVADSDPLRPGELAHRLGVEASHVTRTVQQLQKSGYVTRVPDPDDRRAQRIELTEAGRKAVSSVRDAGARGMQMALSEWSTDELQQLATLFHRMVDDFLKYSIDEDGEPEVVAPAGTV
- a CDS encoding carboxylesterase/lipase family protein, which gives rise to MLSNAMNRRTFLNGSLTVAATAALVGAGTSADAADPTTSGTPLTGPLRIDTGRVSGVASLVPGVTVFKGLPYAATTAGANRWRPPQRATSWTGVRVADTFGDICPQQLMGSASVTMSEDCLNLNVWTGAASSREKRPVLVWIYGGRFTGGYASDPGFDGAGLAAKGLVVVTLNYRTGVFGFLSTPELSAESGHQASGNYGLLDQISALRWVRRNISAFGGDPDRVTIAGQSAGGASVMHLIYSPLAKGLFQGAISESGGARATGDPEIAALAASYRTPETAESQGTAYAEALGTTSLTALRALDSTKLMAGQNASDTTVSGPVNGNPPEFRPVLDGWVKPWTYEQALAGGHLNDVPVLAGGNKDENGASPAPTVKLADYLSTAEKEYGTLADEFLKLYPATTDTEAGQARNASAREGSRVSANLWAAEWGETAKSPVFTYYWEHVPPTATGANSRGAYHGSEINYVFDNLYATNLPWTDADRTVADTLSDYVVNFVTHGDPNSRGLTRWPAANHRFATTMELGDRFGPLALADAAKVDFFERFFASQKPW
- a CDS encoding glycosyltransferase, with protein sequence MPHLGNTVRRPSSAERVVIVSASVGAGHDGAAAELERRLVAAGLTVDRFDLLDVLPARLGRLVRDGYHRMLVRAPWAYQRIYSSTERAGGGGAVARALLRSAEERLLRALPADTGAVVSTYPGSSRVLGNLRLDGRLAVPVLTYLTDFSVHPLWVADGVDVHLALHAVPAAQARAAGARDVRVCGPVADPRFRPADAPERAAARARFGLPPTAALALLVAGSWGVGPVREVARDLRDCGAAVPLVVCGRNETLADQLRADGIEHVHGWVDDMPGLMHAADVLVQNAGGLTSLEAFATGLPVASYGCIPGHGLTNAAALDEAGVAAWIRDPAQLKHELGELIDGPRGLLQREAGLTLFADESLGPHRGPAEETARICRAGIGPAAPTTTRSTARLTAQPATPPSAPLTVPPIARRVGRPAAVRLATTTVLACAVWAGAVGTAVATTEGGPRLMHAIGHGLDLDDLGHAHHADHVSHGGYAKGRHA
- a CDS encoding BlaI/MecI/CopY family transcriptional regulator: MHDRKIDEPGATSGRRARGELESGVLAALYGADEPQTARQVKDRLPGDLAYTTVLTILSRLHDKGMLVRQRAGRGYAYAPARDEATHTAERMRSLLEHGTDREAVLTRFVSELSEQDEQLLQRLLSGHDGPHPTGHTDEGP
- a CDS encoding M56 family metallopeptidase; this encodes MLISVYVPLLTTMVLAVFAPRAARLLAPRPAAWSLASAALVASLGWLGSLALLAFAGLVQIPEVAEEGRWSVAAVRASDPVYLTVAGAAALALLASVTGLTVAATRQLRHLRWARRECRLLPGDTELAVLDTESPEAFALPGAPGRIVVSSGMLRCLGDREREALLAHERAHLRDRHHLFQTLWRLSAAVNPLLRPLSNAGGFVLERWADEEAAMRVGDRTVVAHAVGRAALATSANRSRPVLAATGGAVPQRVRALLAPPPPRRALPFVAGAALLVVCCVSLADAATDSEDMIETAQRAACVTAQAAATSTPPTLPTPPHGVCGEHGEPDGPVRHR
- a CDS encoding alpha/beta hydrolase fold domain-containing protein → MTVLARPAVAALAAKSFQRLAVMADRRPSGRGSAASSHQRLPEFPRRTRELTIPTSIAPARATVYLPAGEGPPPPVHVNFHGGGYVVPLTELDDPLCRFLAAEAGVVVINVDYVVAPQHPFPAPTRQAFEVVRWIAEHGGEQGWDGERLTVGGQSAGGGLAAAVARQALEEGGPSIALQVLHYPPLDLATSAKNKRSAIAKPVLKPWMAEIFDTSYVPDPKVRADRLVSPAHPSDTADLKGIAPALIITAEYDLLKAEGIAYADRLRTAGSLAGHVDVAGADHGYDGKDDERALHTYALIARQLRDAVGNA
- a CDS encoding NAD(P)H-dependent amine dehydrogenase family protein is translated as MTEPLRHGVQRYRVVQWATGNIGARTMRAVLEHPNLTLAGVYVHTPAKAGLDAGELSADRLGATGILATHDIDEILALGADCVLYTPRTCDFDEVCALLSSGVNVVSTRGEFHHPPSLDPVTRKRIEDACERGGTSVYSTGSSPGFITEALPLTLTSIQRRLDALTIDEFADLSQRDSPGLLFEVMGFGRPPAAFGEQRLAGLRDSFGPSLRLLAEALSTPLDSVEAVGEVATARHTTRIAAGTLPAGTVAAQRITVSGLREGQPLLRFRANWYCTTDLDPGWDLRATGWHVAVEGDAPLDVDLRFPVPLDRMAAMSPSYTANRAVNAVPFVCAAAPGIRTTADLPQIVADLG
- a CDS encoding polysaccharide deacetylase family protein, giving the protein MTATRLLRTTARVALPALPILAAAYAAPVLSTYGPLRNRVMPRLAGRGRPDHVALTFDDGPDPLSTPLFLRLLDERRVHATFFLLGNQAVRAPGLVREMAAAGHEIAVHGWLHRPLLLRGPRATHDDLTRARDTVGDLIGRAPRLFRPPYGVMSTAAHLAARRLELTPVLWTAWGEDWRARATPESVHRTVTEDLRGGGTVLLHDSDCTSAPGSWRATLGAVPRILDTCAQRGLFVGPLREHAVDPL